One genomic window of Candidatus Nitrosopumilus sediminis includes the following:
- a CDS encoding dihydroorotase — protein MTYDTVITDSHVILPQGMIDKNIIIDEGKIVGFATDIPACDHKINGAGLVSVPGPIDTHVHYGVYSPINEAAKTESHAAAIGGITTMMRMLRLVDPFSRSLQPQLDSASENHYVDYTIHASIFTPQQINEMNLCVEKGITSFKIYMNLGGEVGHVYMDMPPNSQNLVAAQVDVTDEIVEQTVKTAAELGCPVLVHAEDYESCGCGIKTAKEKHQDGLSAWSSSRSPEFEAKAIKTVSKFGRDYDCVIYFVHIGSQRALKQIEEEKKLGTKIFVETCPHYLTLSYEKQSGYLAKVMPPIRTEDDRKAVWSALMNNQIDTIGTDHVANQLKLKLGGDDVWSALAGFPGIGTVIPILLNDGVNQNKITLEQFVRFTSQNAAQIFGMYPQKGTLEKNSDADIVMLDLKKEKTVTSDLFGGFSDYIVYEGRNLKGWPVKTIVRGETVADNFEVIGKLGHGKLVDRKINLFSK, from the coding sequence ATTGTTGGATTTGCAACTGATATACCTGCATGTGATCATAAAATCAATGGTGCAGGACTAGTTTCAGTTCCCGGACCAATTGATACTCATGTTCACTATGGAGTCTATTCTCCAATTAATGAAGCTGCAAAAACTGAATCTCATGCTGCAGCAATAGGTGGTATTACTACAATGATGCGTATGCTTAGACTAGTTGATCCTTTTTCAAGATCTTTACAACCTCAACTTGATTCTGCATCTGAAAATCATTACGTTGATTATACAATACATGCTTCTATTTTCACACCACAGCAAATCAACGAGATGAATCTGTGTGTTGAAAAAGGAATTACATCTTTTAAAATTTACATGAATCTTGGTGGTGAAGTTGGACATGTTTACATGGATATGCCACCAAATTCTCAAAACCTTGTTGCTGCTCAAGTAGATGTTACTGATGAAATTGTAGAGCAAACAGTAAAGACTGCAGCTGAGCTTGGTTGCCCTGTATTGGTTCATGCTGAAGACTATGAATCATGTGGATGTGGAATTAAAACCGCAAAAGAAAAACATCAAGATGGATTGTCTGCATGGTCTTCTAGTCGTTCTCCAGAGTTTGAAGCTAAAGCAATCAAAACAGTATCAAAATTTGGTAGAGACTATGATTGTGTAATTTACTTTGTTCACATTGGCTCTCAGCGTGCATTAAAACAAATTGAAGAAGAGAAAAAACTTGGAACCAAAATATTTGTAGAAACATGTCCTCATTATCTGACACTATCTTATGAGAAGCAATCTGGTTATCTTGCAAAAGTAATGCCGCCAATTAGAACGGAAGATGATCGTAAGGCTGTATGGAGTGCACTGATGAATAACCAAATTGATACGATAGGTACTGATCATGTTGCAAATCAACTCAAACTCAAACTAGGTGGAGATGATGTTTGGAGTGCTCTTGCTGGATTCCCTGGAATAGGCACAGTAATCCCAATTTTACTCAATGATGGCGTTAATCAAAACAAAATAACCTTAGAACAGTTTGTACGATTTACTAGTCAAAACGCTGCTCAAATCTTTGGAATGTATCCTCAAAAAGGAACCTTGGAGAAAAATTCTGATGCAGATATTGTAATGTTAGATTTGAAAAAAGAAAAAACAGTAACTTCTGATCTTTTTGGCGGGTTCTCTGATTATATTGTATATGAGGGAAGAAATCTCAAAGGCTGGCCTGTTAAAACAATTGTTCGTGGAGAAACTGTTGCTGATAACTTTGAAGTAATAGGTAAACTTGGTCATGGTAAACTAGTAGACAGAAAAATTAACTTGTTTTCAAAATAA
- a CDS encoding protein-L-isoaspartate(D-aspartate) O-methyltransferase — protein sequence MSKIEKKYRTAINDLIIHLKNSKFLTDDNVESALRNIPRHEFVPESELDYAYNNEPLQIMKNQTISQPGVVTRMTEWLDVRDGQKILEIGTGSGWQSAILAYLVGKGDVYSVERHPELVKFAQENLKKLNIDNVHVILGDGSVGYTDKSPYDRIIITAACSEIPLPLFDQLKENGLIIAPVGDSSQSLILLQKTPKGIVEIKNQPKYVFVPLHGKFGKNNCFCITIKRILLRHNLLLILYLLTHLHLLHSLVILLL from the coding sequence TTGTCAAAAATTGAAAAAAAATATCGCACTGCAATAAATGATTTAATCATTCATCTAAAAAATTCAAAATTTCTAACTGATGACAATGTAGAATCTGCATTAAGAAATATTCCAAGACATGAATTTGTTCCAGAGTCCGAATTAGATTATGCGTATAACAATGAACCTCTGCAGATCATGAAAAATCAAACCATTTCCCAACCTGGAGTTGTTACAAGAATGACAGAATGGTTAGATGTTAGAGATGGACAAAAAATTCTAGAAATTGGTACAGGTTCAGGTTGGCAAAGTGCAATTCTTGCTTACTTGGTAGGAAAGGGAGATGTTTATTCTGTCGAACGACATCCAGAACTTGTAAAATTTGCACAAGAAAATCTGAAAAAATTAAACATTGACAATGTTCATGTAATTTTAGGTGATGGCAGTGTTGGATATACTGACAAATCACCTTACGATAGAATAATAATTACTGCAGCATGTTCTGAAATCCCCTTGCCATTGTTTGATCAACTAAAAGAAAATGGGCTCATAATTGCACCTGTTGGTGATTCATCACAATCATTGATTCTTCTGCAAAAGACACCCAAAGGAATTGTTGAGATTAAAAATCAACCAAAATATGTTTTTGTTCCATTACATGGAAAATTTGGAAAAAATAATTGTTTTTGTATCACTATTAAACGAATTTTATTGCGCCATAACCTACTACTGATTCTGTATCTCCTGACACATCTCCACTTGTTGCATAGCTTAGTAATTCTCCTTTTGTAG
- a CDS encoding MEMO1 family protein: MIREPVVAGQFYPEKEEDLKNMIRYCIDHEYGPGNNPKTSNDKIYGIICPHAGYVYSGPTACHSYKAISSQNPELAIIIGPNHFGVGKDAATMIDSQWQTPLGMVSIDSESAKQVAEISEFIEIDEYSHSQDHSLEVQIPMLQEMLSNEFQILPIILRAQDMKTAMDVGNAVYEIAKRKNAIIVASSDFTHYEENSFAHQQDKALIEPILEMNVERFYQVLYERRVTACGYGAMASAMIACKKMGATKGELLSYATSGDVSGDTESVVGYGAIKFV; the protein is encoded by the coding sequence ATGATCAGAGAGCCGGTAGTTGCAGGTCAGTTTTATCCTGAAAAGGAAGAGGATTTGAAAAACATGATCAGGTATTGTATTGATCACGAATATGGACCAGGGAATAATCCTAAAACCTCAAATGATAAAATATATGGAATTATTTGTCCCCATGCAGGATATGTGTACTCAGGACCCACTGCATGTCACTCTTACAAGGCCATTTCATCTCAGAATCCAGAACTTGCAATAATTATTGGACCAAATCATTTTGGTGTAGGAAAAGATGCTGCTACAATGATTGATTCCCAGTGGCAGACCCCTTTAGGAATGGTCAGTATAGATTCAGAGTCAGCAAAACAAGTGGCAGAAATATCAGAGTTTATTGAAATTGATGAATATTCTCATTCTCAAGATCACAGCCTAGAAGTACAGATCCCAATGCTACAGGAAATGCTTTCAAATGAATTTCAAATTCTTCCTATAATTTTGCGTGCGCAAGATATGAAGACTGCTATGGATGTTGGAAATGCAGTATATGAAATTGCAAAAAGAAAAAATGCAATAATTGTTGCCTCATCTGATTTTACACATTATGAAGAAAATTCTTTTGCACATCAACAAGACAAAGCATTGATAGAACCAATCTTGGAGATGAATGTAGAAAGATTCTATCAGGTATTGTATGAAAGAAGAGTTACTGCATGTGGTTATGGAGCAATGGCATCAGCAATGATTGCATGTAAAAAGATGGGTGCTACAAAAGGAGAATTACTAAGCTATGCAACAAGTGGAGATGTGTCAGGAGATACAGAATCAGTAGTAGGTTATGGCGCAATAAAATTCGTTTAA
- a CDS encoding TIGR00296 family protein yields the protein MKESKEFSDSDGKELVKMARKAVTEFLRNNSKIHDTAFDAKFDFSSGVFVTLNKQDSLRGCIGYPLPVKKLSEGLIDAAISAATQDTRFSPVNADELDKITFEITVLTPPVEIKVEKSTEYLKEIKVGRDGLIVENSYSSGLLLPQVPTEYGWDVEEFLEHTCQKAGLEKYVWKDKDTKISRFQGVIFKEETPNGTIIRESSDDFL from the coding sequence ATGAAAGAATCAAAGGAGTTTTCCGATTCTGATGGAAAAGAATTGGTAAAAATGGCAAGAAAAGCAGTCACTGAATTTTTAAGAAATAATTCAAAAATTCATGATACAGCATTTGATGCTAAATTTGATTTTAGTTCTGGGGTTTTTGTAACATTAAATAAACAGGATTCACTGAGAGGGTGCATCGGATATCCTCTTCCTGTAAAGAAACTATCAGAAGGACTAATTGATGCAGCAATATCTGCTGCAACGCAAGATACACGATTCAGTCCTGTAAATGCTGATGAATTAGACAAGATTACTTTTGAGATTACAGTTCTCACTCCACCTGTTGAAATCAAAGTAGAGAAATCCACAGAATACCTCAAAGAGATCAAAGTTGGTAGAGATGGATTGATTGTAGAGAATTCATATTCATCAGGTTTGTTATTACCACAAGTTCCAACCGAATATGGATGGGACGTAGAGGAATTTCTTGAACATACATGTCAGAAAGCAGGACTAGAGAAGTATGTATGGAAAGATAAAGACACTAAAATCTCAAGATTCCAAGGAGTAATTTTCAAAGAAGAGACCCCCAATGGAACAATCATCAGAGAATCATCTGATGATTTTTTATAA
- the amrS gene encoding AmmeMemoRadiSam system radical SAM enzyme gives MTTILGKEAELYETLPNDKVKCTACARYCEIGKGQIGLCGIRGNENGKLQLYAYGKVISGHVDPIEKKPLIHYYPGSKVYSIATTGCNWLCRYCQNSDISQRRTVEGIDMTPDEVANTAVKYGAHGIAYTYNEPSIFIEFARDCGIAARKKGLFNVFVSNGYDTPESVSMMNEFLDGITVDFKGSAEKEFTRKFIGVPDPQPIFDTLLEIRDKTKIHVEITDLIVPKVGDDLEHARKLSKFIYDEFGPEMPIHFLRFHPDYKMMEYPSTPVETLEKHYQVAKDVGLKYVYLGNVPGHKWEHTYCSECNKIVVNRYGFSIREWHLDKNNCCEFCGNTIPIEGKLQEGYKQDRFQFVS, from the coding sequence TTGACGACTATACTTGGAAAAGAAGCCGAACTTTATGAAACACTTCCTAATGATAAGGTAAAGTGTACAGCTTGTGCACGATATTGTGAGATTGGCAAAGGCCAAATTGGTTTATGTGGAATTCGAGGAAATGAAAATGGTAAACTGCAGTTATACGCCTATGGTAAGGTGATCTCAGGTCATGTTGATCCAATTGAGAAAAAACCATTAATTCACTATTATCCTGGCAGTAAAGTATACTCTATTGCTACAACAGGGTGTAATTGGCTCTGTAGATACTGTCAAAATTCTGATATTAGTCAGCGCAGAACTGTTGAGGGCATTGATATGACCCCCGATGAAGTTGCAAATACTGCAGTAAAATATGGTGCACATGGAATCGCATATACCTATAATGAACCATCTATCTTCATTGAATTTGCACGTGACTGTGGAATTGCTGCAAGAAAGAAAGGATTGTTCAATGTTTTTGTCTCAAATGGATATGATACTCCTGAATCAGTTTCAATGATGAATGAATTCCTTGATGGAATTACTGTTGATTTTAAAGGAAGCGCAGAAAAAGAGTTCACTAGAAAATTCATAGGAGTGCCTGATCCCCAACCTATCTTTGACACTCTCTTAGAAATTAGAGATAAAACAAAAATCCATGTAGAGATTACTGACTTGATTGTTCCCAAAGTAGGAGATGATTTGGAGCATGCAAGAAAACTTTCAAAATTCATTTATGATGAATTTGGACCAGAAATGCCAATCCACTTCTTGAGATTTCATCCTGATTACAAAATGATGGAGTATCCTAGCACACCTGTAGAGACTTTGGAAAAGCATTATCAAGTTGCAAAAGATGTAGGATTAAAGTATGTGTACCTTGGAAATGTTCCTGGCCATAAATGGGAACACACCTACTGCTCTGAATGCAACAAAATAGTTGTAAATCGTTACGGATTCAGTATTAGGGAGTGGCATCTTGACAAGAACAATTGCTGTGAATTTTGTGGAAATACTATTCCTATAGAGGGTAAGTTACAAGAAGGCTACAAGCAAGATCGTTTTCAGTTTGTGTCTTAG
- a CDS encoding Hsp20/alpha crystallin family protein — protein sequence MAKKPVKKLASTPAKSGVSEFDRIFDNFRRDLEKSFSSFPRIDFSSFPKLHETGCDVIDEGNQLRMKMNMPGLKKNEIKLNVTDNSIEVTGEHKEEEKKKNYLRKERHSMSYYQTIPLSEKVIPGKVKAKLTDGVLDVTLPKNKPTSPQKKKSITVQ from the coding sequence ATGGCAAAAAAACCTGTAAAAAAACTAGCATCAACACCAGCAAAATCGGGTGTTTCAGAATTTGACAGGATTTTTGACAATTTTAGGAGAGATTTAGAAAAATCATTTTCTTCATTTCCAAGAATAGATTTTTCATCATTTCCAAAATTGCATGAAACTGGATGCGATGTGATTGACGAAGGAAACCAACTTCGTATGAAGATGAACATGCCTGGATTGAAGAAAAATGAGATCAAACTCAATGTTACAGACAATTCAATTGAAGTAACAGGAGAGCATAAAGAGGAAGAGAAAAAGAAGAACTATTTGAGAAAGGAAAGACACAGTATGTCATATTATCAGACCATACCACTATCTGAAAAAGTCATTCCTGGAAAAGTAAAGGCAAAACTAACTGATGGAGTTTTAGATGTAACTCTTCCAAAAAACAAACCAACATCTCCTCAAAAGAAAAAATCCATAACTGTTCAGTAA
- a CDS encoding restriction endonuclease, giving the protein MTSNDVYKKVLRAISEEKGLKALHQRYQLKNAIMKMGPAGFAFENYIASILEYYDYHVLGVRSKISGKCAMHEIDLIGRKNDKKFLIECKYHSIRGAYVGLKESLYTHARFLDLQPKFSGEVIFCNTQVSNHAKKYAKCIGQQIFSWRYPGANGLEKIIEKYNLYPITILNLSKNELRIFSESNMMVAKDILRYDEKRISRITGISQKRIKNLQKLVEQIFNPQISI; this is encoded by the coding sequence ATGACCTCAAATGACGTTTACAAAAAAGTTCTTCGTGCTATTTCTGAGGAAAAAGGTCTCAAAGCTTTACACCAGAGATATCAATTAAAAAACGCAATAATGAAAATGGGTCCTGCAGGATTTGCATTTGAAAATTATATTGCATCAATTTTAGAATATTATGATTATCATGTATTAGGAGTAAGATCGAAAATTTCAGGAAAATGTGCAATGCATGAAATTGATCTAATAGGAAGAAAAAACGACAAGAAATTCCTAATTGAATGTAAATATCATTCTATTCGTGGAGCATATGTTGGGTTAAAAGAATCATTATACACACATGCAAGGTTTCTTGATTTGCAACCAAAATTTTCAGGAGAAGTAATTTTCTGCAATACTCAAGTCTCAAATCATGCAAAAAAATATGCAAAATGCATAGGACAGCAGATTTTTTCTTGGAGATATCCAGGAGCAAATGGTCTTGAAAAAATTATAGAAAAATACAATTTGTATCCCATTACAATTCTTAATTTATCGAAAAATGAATTGAGAATTTTTTCTGAAAGTAACATGATGGTTGCAAAAGACATTTTGAGATATGATGAAAAAAGAATTTCCAGAATAACAGGAATTTCTCAAAAAAGGATAAAGAACTTGCAAAAATTAGTAGAACAGATCTTTAATCCTCAAATTAGCATATAA